One genomic region from Desulfuromonas sp. TF encodes:
- a CDS encoding AMP nucleosidase: protein MSERLRIVKNWLPRYTGMPLGKFGDYVLLTNFYYYVRDFADRFHCDIYGEDRPMQAATNNNGLTIINFGIGSANAATIMDLLSARKPSGVLFLGKCGGLKKSAEIGKFILPIAAIRGEGTSNDYFPPEVPALPSFKLHKFVSEKIVEHGHEYRTGVVYTTNRRLWEHDLQFVDRLKRVTCIAIDMETATIFIVGHHNEIARGALLLVSDIPMTPEGIKTEVSDLLVTEKWSRIHLQIGIEAMTEIGEKGEKIKHFRY from the coding sequence ATGTCAGAACGGCTGCGCATCGTAAAAAACTGGCTCCCGCGCTATACCGGAATGCCTCTGGGAAAATTTGGGGATTATGTCCTGCTGACAAATTTTTATTACTACGTGCGAGATTTCGCAGACAGGTTCCATTGCGACATCTACGGCGAGGACAGGCCGATGCAGGCCGCAACCAACAACAACGGACTGACTATCATCAATTTCGGCATCGGATCGGCCAATGCCGCCACCATCATGGACCTGCTCAGCGCCCGAAAGCCCTCGGGCGTGCTTTTTCTGGGCAAGTGCGGCGGCTTGAAGAAATCCGCGGAGATCGGGAAATTTATTCTTCCGATTGCCGCCATTCGCGGGGAGGGGACAAGCAATGATTATTTCCCTCCCGAAGTCCCTGCGCTCCCCTCCTTCAAGCTGCATAAATTCGTCTCGGAGAAGATTGTCGAACACGGCCACGAATACCGCACCGGCGTGGTCTATACGACCAACCGGCGACTGTGGGAGCACGATCTGCAATTCGTCGACCGCCTGAAAAGAGTGACCTGCATCGCTATCGACATGGAGACGGCGACCATCTTCATTGTCGGCCATCACAATGAAATCGCCCGCGGCGCACTGCTCCTGGTCTCCGATATCCCCATGACCCCTGAGGGAATCAAGACAGAAGTTTCCGACCTGCTGGTGACGGAAAAGTGGTCCAGAATACATCTTCAGATCGGCATCGAAGCCATGACCGAGATCGGCGAGAAGGGAGAAAAGATCAAACACTTCCGGTACTGA